GATGGGGCGTATGATGCGCTGTGATTTCGTGTCATCAGGCTTGAGGTAGGTAATCTCCAGATTCGTGCTGCGCTTCATCGCATCGCGGATAATGCTGCGTTTCTCATCAAGGCTGATCCGCTGGTCTGACTTTTTGTACTGAAATTTCGTGAGGAAGGCCGATACCCGCCAGTCGGCGCGAATATGGCTGCGCGTTATCCTTTTGAGAAGGGTGATACCCTCGAAGCTGGTGCAGCGGCTGAGGGCAACATAGACCTGGCCATGTGCAAAGGCTCCGCGGCCAATGTCTATAATGACACGGTCAAATGTTTTTCCCTGGCTCTTGTGAATGGTGACTGCCCACGCCAGCCGGATAGGATACTGGGTGAAAGCACCCGTTTTTCTCGTCGAAATGCGTTTCGTTGCTCTGTCGTATTGGTATTCGAAGAGTTCCCAGGTGTGGAGACCGACTTCAACACTAGTACCGTCCTGTAGCGCTACCAGCACTACCTCGTCCCCGTGGCCTCCTTCGTCGTTTGCGGCGGAACATATAGTACTTCTACCGGTTATCCGTCCTATGGTCCCGTTTACCCAGCGGCCTGCCTTGTCGTTATTGACAAGCATTACCTGCGCACCAACGCGGAGTCTTAATGTTTCTTCTGCTGGCAGGGAGGATCTGTCGAACGCTCCTGTGAGTGAGCACTCGTACTGAAAAGGGGGTTCCTTCAGGGACTCCAGTTTTTCCAGGTTGCGTGCGGTGGCAAGATCGTTCGTACTCGTGAGAGTCACATAGAAAGCTTTATCTGGAGGAACGAAGCCAGGATGATGGCGCGCGTTAAGCTTTTCTATATCTGCATCGGTAAAGGACCTGTTTCGAATAGCGTTGAGAAGTGCAACAAACTCCGGTTGCGTTTGACGGTAGACCTTCTCCAGTTCGATGAACTCCATGTCGAAGGTGGGTTCCTTGAATACCTGTGCAGAAAAGAAGTAAGGCGTGTCGTACCTGTGAGAGAAAATCTCTCGTTCAGACGTGGCGACCACAGGGGGGAGCTGGTAGAGATCGCCGATGAAAATCATCTGCACGCCTCCGAACCATTCCTTTTTACGAGGCCCGTTCAGGCGAAGGAACTTCTCCACACAATCGAGGAGATCGGCTCGCACCATGGAGACCTCATCAATGATGATGGTATCGAATTGCCGGTAAAGGTGACCCTCCTGGCCTGCGACTCTTCTCACCTTCTCCAGCGTTATACTGGGCTTAAAGCCGAAGAAAGAGTGGATAGTCTGACCGTGGACGTTGAGTGCAGCCACGCCCGTTGGTGCCAGTACAGCAACTTCCTTGCTCGTCGTCTGCCGGAAGTACTCAAGAAGCGTCGACTTTCCTGTGCCTGCCTTCCCGGTGATAAATGCGTGGCGCTTCGATAATTCCATCACGTTGAGAGCCTTGCTGAATTCGGGGTTGATATCGATAGGCTTGTGAGGCATCTGCTGAAGCGTCCTTCTCGTCCTGCCAGCCTTTTATGATCTGATTGCGTGGATAGTATAGCCTAAAAGTCCTCGGCCCTTCTACCGGTCCGGTACGCAACTTTCCGACATCTTTTAAATGTATAAAAATGATTTTATAGATTACATTTTACGATAGAAAGATTTCTATAATACTACTTATAAAAGTGTTTTTGTTCGAACAATGGTATTCAGTGGTACATTATGGTACTTAAAGAAAGACTAAGAGAGACTAATTTCAGCGACGTTACATCCGCCAGTGGATCGTAACCTAAGAAGTTTTTTTGAAATCGTCCGCGTTGAGGCTATGTTTTTTCAGAAGCAGGTAGAAATCCGCCCTGTATTTACCAGCCAGTCTTGCGGCTTCCGTCACCTTTCCCCGCGATATTTGAAGAAGATACATGAGGTAGCTCTTCTCGAAAGCATCTCTCGCTTCCCTGAGTGGCTGGATCGGTGCCTGGGAAACTACGCCGCTGGTGCGCAGGATGAGGTCTTCCGTGATGAATTCCTTATCACTCATTGCCACGGCGTACTCCACCACATTCTCCAGCTCGCGCACGTTTCCCGGCCAGTCATGGAGCATGAGCTTCTGCATGGCTTCAGGGGTAAACCCTTTAATCTCTTTTTTCGCCTGCTGGCCGAACTTTTCAAGAAAGTGTTCGGCCAGGGGTGGAATGTCCTCCTTCCGCTCTCTGAGAGGCGGCAGGTAAATGGGGATCACGTGTATTCTGTAATAGAGGTCCTCGCGGAAGAGCCCTTGCTTCACCTGCTCCTCGATATTCTTATTTGTGGCGGCGATGATCCTCACATCGACATCGGTCAGTTTCTCGCTACCCACTGGGTAGAAATGCTTTTCCTGTAGAACGCGCAACACTTTTGCCTGGATAGTGAGCGGCATGTCCGCAATCTCGTCCAGAAAAATAGTTCCCTCGTTAGCCTGTGAAAAGAGTCCCTTGGCGCTGCGCACCGCGCCGGTGAACGCTCCTTTTTCGTGACCGAACAGGCTGCTCTCCAGCAGAGGCTCAGGAAGTGCAGCGCAATTGATGGCAACGAAGGGCTTTCCCTTCCGTGCGCTGGCCAGATGGATCGCCTTGGCAATCAAATCTTTTCCAGTGCCGCTTTCTCCCAGAAGCAGCACCGTTGATTCTGTCCGGGCAATGCGGGAAATCGCTTCCATTACCTTCTGCATTTTGCTGCTTCTTGTTATGATACCGGAAAAACTGTACCTCTCCTCCAGGAGCCCCTGCAGCCTTTCGATCTCAGATGAGAGCTGCCGGTTCTCCAGTGCTTTCTGGAGCTGAAAAAGAAGGTCCTGTGGCTCAAAAGGCTTGGTGACGTACCCGTAAGCCCCTCTCTTCATTGCCTCCACGGCACTTTCTATGCTACCGTGCGCCGTCAGGATTATTACGGGCATAGCGGGAATGATCAGGTGAAGCTCCTCCATCAATCGTATGCCGTCCGTGTGGATGAGTTGAAGATCGACTATGGACAGATCGACCACTTGTTCCCTTATACGCTCTACGGCTTCCCGTTCGTCATATGCAGGGATTACTTCGTACCCTGCCGCCTCGAGGCGCATCTGCAGTAACGCGACGAGATTGCGATCGTCATCTACAACCATGATTTTCCCTAACGACATAAAAACCCTTGTATCCTCAAATTTTTAATATAATCATCTCTGCACGTTCCCGCCGCACTTCCCGATTAAACGTCAGACATCTTTGCATTGTGAGAGCCTCGGCCGGCACCGCTATTCCCTATCATTGTAGCACGGCTGCGCGAAGATTTCTCCGGCGCGATTCCTTACAAAAACTATTGCTTTTTCCAGCATTGTCGATAAACTTAGGAAGACCGTGAGAACGCGAAGAGCGTACGATAGGAAACATGGTAGTGTAGCTAGCGCGCTGTCCGCGATACTTTCCCCAGCGACAATAACGCTTCTTCTGTTTGTAACCTTCGCAGGTGCTCAGGAGACTCCCGAACTCAGCGCTCGGAAAGAATTTCTCGTGCAAAAGCTCGTGGTAACGGGGCTTGCGGAGGTCGATGCGAGGGCCTTGCTTGACGATGCGAGGGTAACCCTCTACCCTGATATCCTGCAGAAAAAAGGAAAAGGCATCGACTACTTTAGTCGTAGATTCGGCTTGCTGACGCGCTCCTCCATCCAGCAGGGGCAAAGGGTCATCAGAGATAACCTGGTGGACCTGAAAAGAATAGAGGCTTCCTTCGGCGTCCCGAAGGAAGTGGTTGTTTCCATATATCGCGTGGAAACCTACTTCGGAAAATATACGGGCAGCTATCGGATATTCAATAGCCTCCTCACGATGGCGGTTTTTGAGAATCGCCGGTCTGCCTGGGCTGAGAACGAGTGGATCACCCTCATCATGTTGAGCAGGGAAAGGGGGTTCGATCCCCTGGCAATTAAAGGCTCGTGGGCCGGAGCCTTCGGGCTCTGTCAGTTTGTCCCCTCCGCATACGTCAATTACGCAGTTGACGGCAATGGTGATGGCCGCATCGATCTCTTCAATGTTACAGACGCACTGGTCAGTATTGGCAGCTACCTCAGGGGCAATGGCTGGGAAGAAGGCGACCTTGCAAAAAAAAGAAAAGCGATTTACGCATACAACCATTGTGACAACTATGTCAACGCTGTTTTGGCCTACGCCAGGGCCTTGCGAAAAACGCCTCGCCCAATTGCTGCAGTCATGTCCAGTTCCGTAACCGCAGCAGTTGGGCGAGAGCAGGTTCGCTGATTGAGTCTCCAAAGCTTCCTATGCTAATGTCTCCACCGTGAACTGAAGGTCGCCGTAGCACTCGTATTAGACTTCATGGTAAGAGTGCACGTGCGCGATGTCCCTGAGCATGCGCCCGACCACCCGGAGAAGAAGGAACCCCAGGAGGAATTTGCGGTCAGGGTAACGGACGTACCCGCACTGAAGTTTGTCCCTGTCGGACTTGTTGTCACCGTGCCGCTGCCAGTGCCCGCCTTGGTAACGGTGAGGGTATAGGTCGTCAGCCCTCCCTGGAAGGTTGCACTGATCGTATGATTAGCCGTCACGTTACTGAAGGTGTAGGACGTGACTGCGCCGACCGACATCCCGTCCACGGTGACGGAGGCCACCTTGTAGCCGCTCGACGGGGTAATGGTAAAGGTCTGACTTGCCCCTGCGTTGACGCTGACGCTCCCCGAGGGAGATATCGACCCGCCGGAACCTGCGCTGGCGGTCACGGTATAGGTAGAAGGAGAAACACTACCGGCCTGCTCCGTTACGCTGAACGCAACGCCCGCAATGGTGAGAGTGGCATTTCGAGCGTCTGACGTGTTGGCGGAGACTGAGTACTTGACTGTGCCGGTACCGGTGCCGCTGCCCGAGGTGATGGCGACCCACGAGTAGGAGTTGTTGGAAGCAGTCCAGCTGCACCCTGCTGAAGTGCTGACGGTGACACTGCCCGCGCCACCGGCACTCGTAAATGAGGCACTCCCAGGCGATATCGCATAGCTGCACGAGGCAGGGACAGTATAGGCTACTTCATTGGAGAGACTGCTCTCAGAGCCTGCAGTGGTGTATGCTGAGGCCGCAAAATAGTAGGTTGTGCCTGCCGTGAGGCCGGTTACGGTGTATGTTGTACTCGTGCCTGCATTCGCAACGGATGCGTACTGCTTGCTGGCCGTTCCGTAATAGACTTTGTATCCCGCCAGGTTCGAGACACTTACCGGATCCCAAGCCAGGGTTGCCTGAGCGCAGAAGGCTTCTTCATGAAAAAGCAGAACTGGCACCATGAGTACAAAGAGGAAGAGGAAAAGGAAACGAAAATAGGACGCTGACCTTGGTTGTGGCTTAACACAGTTGTTTATCATAGCAGCACCTCATCACTGACTTTTTTGTAGGCCTTGCGAAAGTCAGCAGATGCGGTGCTGCATTCGCTTGGCAACCTGCTGCCGTATTCCGCCTCGTACGGAACTTAGGCCAGCGGCTTTGCGTCCCATCCTTTCGAATGGTTTGCCTTTTACAAGCAACTTCTTGAAGGGCTTACCTCACGTTGAGCAGATGGACCAATGACGTCTCCGACCCCCACGTCGCATCAGATCTCTTTCCAGTCGCCCCGTCCTCCTTCATGCCCCGACCTCCTCCAAGTGAGAGCTATTTCTGAAGGATTTCTTCTCCGCGCGTGAATAAAGGTACGAGCAAAACAAGTGCCGTTTCGTGCCACGCTCTCTTATACTTAAAATTACAGCGGTTTCTTGTTCCGAGAGGAGTTACGGTACCCCATCGGTGAAGGGAATAACATGCACTTGATCAGGGTAGGGTGTATGGTGACACATGCGGATGGACCGGTTGCGGCATCCATTGCGAAATTGTCTTTCTAGTTAAGTTTTCCGTATCAGTTCGTCTCCTCGTTTCGGCAACCTTCTCCAGTTAACGAATACTATTCCGAGACAGACGAGGGGCAACCCCACCATGAGAGAACGCGTAAACTCCTCGTGCAGCAGTAACGTGCCGAACAGCACGCCGAAAACCGGAGCAAAAAAAGTGAAGACCGAAAGAAGGCTCACTGGATAGGTATGGATCAGAAAGAACCAGACCATGAAGCTCATAAAGGCCACAATGAACGCCTGGTAAAAGAGTGAAGCAACGATGAGCATGTCTATCCTGTACACCCACTGGGGTTCCAGCAGACAACTCATGACGAAAAGTATGGGTATAGAAAAAACAAGCTGGTACAGGAATGTGTTGACGGGATGGACCTTTTCGGCCATGTATTTCTTTATGTAGAGGGTTGTCGCGCCCCATAGTATTGAGCCGGCTATTTCAAGGCTGTCTCCGAGCAGCATGGATTTTGAAGCAGTCGTGGGTCGCCCCTGAAACACAATGATCACACCTATGAAGGCCAGGACGAGGCCAGTGCACTTGAGAAATGTGAGCCTATCGCCTTTCAGGCAGAAATGCGCGCCGAGCGTCACGACAAAAGGGCTCAGGTAGACAAATATGATGGCACGCGCCGCATCCGTGTAAAGCATGCCGAAATAGATACAGACAAATTCAGCACCGAACAGCAGACCGACTATGAGACCATGGAAGAGCATAATGTCCGTGTGAAGCAGCTTTTCCCGTTTGATGATGCAATAGACAATTCCACACATCGAGGCGAGAACGGAACGGATGGTTGCTGAAAAAACGGGAGCTATGCCAGCGTTGGAGTACTTGATGACAGAGTAGTTGAATCCCCAGAGCACGGTCAGCGTGATGGCGACGATAATGCCCGCCGCGTCCATGTGGTCCTTCTTTTCCGTGTGTTGTGCCACAGCGGATCCCTATCCTGCCTTTTACCACAGCAGTGATATGACTGCAACGGAAAAAGATACTGTACGACAAATGGGCCGGTGCAGACAGTTCCTTATGTCTCGACAGGTGATTCGTCGACAGAAAGATTGAAGAAAGTGCTTGTCATTCTGTTGACGTAGTCTGAAATATTGACATGCCGATTGATTGACAGCAAGCCTGGCCACGTAGTATTAGAAAGAGAAAGATTTGACCGGGATGTTGCAGATTCCTCTATTTAAAGACCTGATTTGCTATGTGTGCGGGAAGCCCCTGAAAGCAACTTCCAGCGTCGTCAGTATCGGGGGCGGGCTGAAACGGCATGTCAAATGCCGGCCGGGCTCTCGCCAATGGCAAAAAAGAGAAAAATCCTCCTTCAGAATTAAAGACGAAGAAAATTAGTCGCGGGCTCTCGAGGAGAGGCCGAGAAGCGCTTAGTCGACCATGTATATCTTTCGCCTTTCGGGTCCGCTGTACTTTGAACCGCCCGCGCCCCGTATCGGATCTTTGCCGACGGTGACCCAGCCGTCAGATCGATAGAACTTCTTGATTTTGCCTTCGGCTATCAGATCATCAAGTCGAAAAGCCGGTACATAGTCATGCCTGTCGTCGTCGTACAACACACGTATAATCATTAATCTCCTCCGTATTGAACATTCAGAGGTAAAAGCTGCTCATCCGGTAGGTGCAGACTCGCAAGCAAACCTCTGCGCAATACAATCCAGATATTTGTGACTATCAGTGCATGCTTTGCTGCTTGCAATCCGCGTTCCAAAGAAGTGCCGGCCTGGTTTGTCGCTCACTTGATTATGGCAAGGCATATACGGCAGAATAGATAGGCATGGACCTAAAGTGGAAGGGCTTTCCCGTGCAGGTCCATTAACAAACGTGATACGGAGGAGCGAGCATGTTTACCCGCTTGAGTCAGGGGTATGGAGCAAAGGCAGTGATTCTGGCAGTACTGGTAGTGTGTGCGTACCCTTCAGTTTCGTGGGGTCAGGCTGTAGCCCCTGACGAACTCCTCACACTTTCCCGTGCTATTGAACTGGCGCTCAGGAATCAGCCAAGCATTCTTGCGGGCATAGGAGCGGTGAGGGCGGGTGAAGCCAGGATTGGTGAGGCAAAGTCTAGCTACTATCCGCAGTTCAGCGCTGCCGGGGCGTACAGTAAGATTTCCCGCCCTTCTTCAAGCGCCGCGGTTACAAGCGCGGGTACGGGCGGTACAGGCACAGCTGTGGTCTCAAGTACGTCAGGCGTGTTCGACCAATATACGGGCAGCGTGGGGGTCAACCAGCTTCTATGGGATTTCGGCAAGACGGCGAGCACAGTGAGAGTCCAGGACTATAACACGCAATCGTCCCGCTACGACCTAAGAAGCACGCAGGACCAGGTGATTTTCAACGTGAAGCAGACATACTATAATCTTCTCCTGGCGATCAGGACAAGGGACGTGGCGCAGGAATCGGTTAATAACTTTGAGAAGCATCTTCAACAGGCCCGTGGCTTTTTTGAGGTGGGCACGAAGCCGAAGTTCGACGTGACGAAGGCCGAGGTTGACCTGAGCAATGCACGGCTGTCGCTGATTAAAGCGGAAAACCAGGTGAGGCTGGCGCGGGTTAACCTCAACAACGCAATGGGAACGCCCGAGGCGCCCGAGTACACGTTGGAGGACGTCCTTTTTTTTGTGAGCTATGACCTGCCGTTTGATGCTGCCCTCCAGAAGGCCTTTGCGCAAAGGGCCGATTTGCAGTCGCTGACCCAGAAAAAAAATTCGTCAAAAGAATCGATTAGCCTGGCGCAGAAAGGTTATTATCCTGCCCTGAACGCCACGGCCAGTTACTACTACACCGGGACCGAATTCCCCCTTTCGGACGGGTGGAATTACGGCTTTAACGTGACCGCCCCGATCTTCAACGGGTTTCTCACGAAGTACCAGGTCGCGGAAGCAAAGGCCAATTACGATACGGCTTCAGCCACCGAACGCTCGCTTCGTCTTTCCATAATATCGCAGGTTCAGCAGGGCTATGTGCTCCTTCGCCAGGCAAATGAGAGTATTGTCGCCTCCGATGTTGCAGTGCGGCAGGCAAAAGAGAATGTTGATCTTGCGCTGGGCAGGTATCAGGCAGGGGTGGGGAGTCCGATCGAAGTGACAGATGCGCTGACAGCCCTCTCTAATGCAGAGGTTGCCTACGTGTCTGCCCTGACGGACTACAAGAATGCCCAGGCAAGCATCGAAGTGGCCATAGGCGCGCGGGATTGAAGAGGACAGCGGGAAGACATAGTGTAGGTTATGATGCGATTACGTAATATGAGGGCGTTCTGAAACGAAAGGGGATGCGTCATGGACATGGGCCTCAAGGACAATTTTCTGAAGCTGTGGAAAAGGTACTTCAAGGGTGCGGAACTGCCGCTGGTGTTCTACTACGCGGATGAGGAAAAGCAGGCCGAGGCTGCAAAGCCGCCCAAGGGTCACCGGTGTATCGTCGGGGATCTTCAACGCGTCCGCCATGGCACTTCGCTGAAATTCGAGGCAGAAACAATAGGCTGCGGTGGAGGCCAACGCTATCTGGGTTTTTCAGAATCGCTGCGGCCCGAGTTTGAGTACTTCCTCTCATATGGCATTCCTGGCAAGTTCGAAGGTGAGCGTTACAAGAAATCTCCTGAACTGGTCACAGACCTCCTGAAGACGCTGCCTTCCTTTAAGGCTCCTTCCCGGTATATCGTATTCAAGCGCTGGGACAAGTTGCAGACAGCTGACGAGCCGCTGGTCGCCTTTTTTCTGGCCTCGCCTGATGTTTTATCAGGTCTTTTTACGCTGGCAAATTATGACCGTAATGATGTGAACGGTGTTATCGCTCCTTTTGGGGCCGGTTGCGCTACAATTGTGCAGTATCCATACCTTGAAATAAAGATGCCGCGGCCGCGAGCCGTCATAGGTATGCTCGATGTTTCCGCCCGTCCCTGTGTGCACGCAAACGCCGTGAGCTTTGCCCTGCCCCTGCAGAGGCTGGAGCAGATGGTGACAAACATGGAAGAGAGTTTCTTGATCACGTCCTCGTGGCGTAAGGTAAGCAGAAGGATAGTGTAATATACTGTACAGGAGCAAGAGCGAGAGGCGAAAGAGGTTCAGCACATGTATGAGAAATTTTATAACCTGACGAGAGAACCATTTCATATCACTCCGGACCCGCGATTCCTCTTCCTCAGCGAAGGCCACAAACAGGCGCTTGCGTCCATGGTATACGGCATTGAAAAGCGAAAAGGATTCGTGGCGATTACCGGCGGTATCGGTGTGGGAAAGACGACGATTATCCGGGCCTACCTCGAGAAGGCAGCGGCTGCGAATCTC
The genomic region above belongs to Syntrophorhabdales bacterium and contains:
- a CDS encoding AAA family ATPase; the encoded protein is MPHKPIDINPEFSKALNVMELSKRHAFITGKAGTGKSTLLEYFRQTTSKEVAVLAPTGVAALNVHGQTIHSFFGFKPSITLEKVRRVAGQEGHLYRQFDTIIIDEVSMVRADLLDCVEKFLRLNGPRKKEWFGGVQMIFIGDLYQLPPVVATSEREIFSHRYDTPYFFSAQVFKEPTFDMEFIELEKVYRQTQPEFVALLNAIRNRSFTDADIEKLNARHHPGFVPPDKAFYVTLTSTNDLATARNLEKLESLKEPPFQYECSLTGAFDRSSLPAEETLRLRVGAQVMLVNNDKAGRWVNGTIGRITGRSTICSAANDEGGHGDEVVLVALQDGTSVEVGLHTWELFEYQYDRATKRISTRKTGAFTQYPIRLAWAVTIHKSQGKTFDRVIIDIGRGAFAHGQVYVALSRCTSFEGITLLKRITRSHIRADWRVSAFLTKFQYKKSDQRISLDEKRSIIRDAMKRSTNLEITYLKPDDTKSQRIIRPISIEDMEYRGKLFEGLRAYCCLRKEERTFRIDRILDIAYEVGKW
- a CDS encoding sigma-54 dependent transcriptional regulator is translated as MSLGKIMVVDDDRNLVALLQMRLEAAGYEVIPAYDEREAVERIREQVVDLSIVDLQLIHTDGIRLMEELHLIIPAMPVIILTAHGSIESAVEAMKRGAYGYVTKPFEPQDLLFQLQKALENRQLSSEIERLQGLLEERYSFSGIITRSSKMQKVMEAISRIARTESTVLLLGESGTGKDLIAKAIHLASARKGKPFVAINCAALPEPLLESSLFGHEKGAFTGAVRSAKGLFSQANEGTIFLDEIADMPLTIQAKVLRVLQEKHFYPVGSEKLTDVDVRIIAATNKNIEEQVKQGLFREDLYYRIHVIPIYLPPLRERKEDIPPLAEHFLEKFGQQAKKEIKGFTPEAMQKLMLHDWPGNVRELENVVEYAVAMSDKEFITEDLILRTSGVVSQAPIQPLREARDAFEKSYLMYLLQISRGKVTEAARLAGKYRADFYLLLKKHSLNADDFKKTS
- a CDS encoding lytic murein transglycosylase — translated: MQKLVVTGLAEVDARALLDDARVTLYPDILQKKGKGIDYFSRRFGLLTRSSIQQGQRVIRDNLVDLKRIEASFGVPKEVVVSIYRVETYFGKYTGSYRIFNSLLTMAVFENRRSAWAENEWITLIMLSRERGFDPLAIKGSWAGAFGLCQFVPSAYVNYAVDGNGDGRIDLFNVTDALVSIGSYLRGNGWEEGDLAKKRKAIYAYNHCDNYVNAVLAYARALRKTPRPIAAVMSSSVTAAVGREQVR
- a CDS encoding fibronectin type III domain-containing protein — encoded protein: MINNCVKPQPRSASYFRFLFLFLFVLMVPVLLFHEEAFCAQATLAWDPVSVSNLAGYKVYYGTASKQYASVANAGTSTTYTVTGLTAGTTYYFAASAYTTAGSESSLSNEVAYTVPASCSYAISPGSASFTSAGGAGSVTVSTSAGCSWTASNNSYSWVAITSGSGTGTGTVKYSVSANTSDARNATLTIAGVAFSVTEQAGSVSPSTYTVTASAGSGGSISPSGSVSVNAGASQTFTITPSSGYKVASVTVDGMSVGAVTSYTFSNVTANHTISATFQGGLTTYTLTVTKAGTGSGTVTTSPTGTNFSAGTSVTLTANSSWGSFFSGWSGACSGTSRTCTLTMKSNTSATATFSSRWRH
- a CDS encoding DMT family transporter → MAQHTEKKDHMDAAGIIVAITLTVLWGFNYSVIKYSNAGIAPVFSATIRSVLASMCGIVYCIIKREKLLHTDIMLFHGLIVGLLFGAEFVCIYFGMLYTDAARAIIFVYLSPFVVTLGAHFCLKGDRLTFLKCTGLVLAFIGVIIVFQGRPTTASKSMLLGDSLEIAGSILWGATTLYIKKYMAEKVHPVNTFLYQLVFSIPILFVMSCLLEPQWVYRIDMLIVASLFYQAFIVAFMSFMVWFFLIHTYPVSLLSVFTFFAPVFGVLFGTLLLHEEFTRSLMVGLPLVCLGIVFVNWRRLPKRGDELIRKT
- a CDS encoding TolC family protein, which codes for MFTRLSQGYGAKAVILAVLVVCAYPSVSWGQAVAPDELLTLSRAIELALRNQPSILAGIGAVRAGEARIGEAKSSYYPQFSAAGAYSKISRPSSSAAVTSAGTGGTGTAVVSSTSGVFDQYTGSVGVNQLLWDFGKTASTVRVQDYNTQSSRYDLRSTQDQVIFNVKQTYYNLLLAIRTRDVAQESVNNFEKHLQQARGFFEVGTKPKFDVTKAEVDLSNARLSLIKAENQVRLARVNLNNAMGTPEAPEYTLEDVLFFVSYDLPFDAALQKAFAQRADLQSLTQKKNSSKESISLAQKGYYPALNATASYYYTGTEFPLSDGWNYGFNVTAPIFNGFLTKYQVAEAKANYDTASATERSLRLSIISQVQQGYVLLRQANESIVASDVAVRQAKENVDLALGRYQAGVGSPIEVTDALTALSNAEVAYVSALTDYKNAQASIEVAIGARD
- a CDS encoding DUF169 domain-containing protein, whose translation is MDMGLKDNFLKLWKRYFKGAELPLVFYYADEEKQAEAAKPPKGHRCIVGDLQRVRHGTSLKFEAETIGCGGGQRYLGFSESLRPEFEYFLSYGIPGKFEGERYKKSPELVTDLLKTLPSFKAPSRYIVFKRWDKLQTADEPLVAFFLASPDVLSGLFTLANYDRNDVNGVIAPFGAGCATIVQYPYLEIKMPRPRAVIGMLDVSARPCVHANAVSFALPLQRLEQMVTNMEESFLITSSWRKVSRRIV